From Ipomoea triloba cultivar NCNSP0323 chromosome 5, ASM357664v1, the proteins below share one genomic window:
- the LOC116019647 gene encoding probable LRR receptor-like serine/threonine-protein kinase At3g47570 gives MAFPTLYFFSTKTILSMYFFTFLVLPSPFILSSSKLPGNETDKVSLLEFKKMIKDDPFGVMTSWNETIHLCEWHGVLCGQRHMRVRSIILTSLKLVGSVPSHIGNLSFLKALDLRNNSFSGDIPQNIGHLHRLQILHLNNNSFTGFIPSNISACKNLQVVDFSYNNLEGNIPSELGTLTNLRVLSFYHNNISGKIPHSLGNLSLLNTFAISHNNLFGEIPYSLCILSELQYLLVSGNNLSGTIPPSLFNHSSMLAIYMGMNYIEGTLPSDMFITLPHLIYFSIQWNNFTGNIPITLSNATNILYIFASINRLTGKVPDLGKLQKLQRFLAEGNHLGEGNVFDLKFLSSLANATGLERLELGGNKFGGFLPISITNLSRNLIYLSLRSNHISGNIPRGISNLISLQTLLLYDNKISGEILPEIGYLGNLRILFLFENKFFGKIPSSLGNLTLLLYLSFGENYLHDTIPANLGKCQNLEVLDLSYNNLSGYIPKEVLSLSSLSIALDLSHNQFIGSIPKEVGYLKNLGYLDLSYNSLSGPIPPEFGSCVYLEMLNLANNNLEGPIPSTLANLRGMQFLELSHNHFTGQIPTFLKDFKFLQNLNLSYNEFEGAVPTTGIFNNTSSVSIAANKKLCGGIPELKLPECNTTKSKKKNSECYLKIVIPLILGIVGLTVVVFILCRRWLRRQRKGPFPNLIENPILRVSYHSLFKCTNGFSAENLLGVGGYGTVYKGCLDHDGTVFAVKVLDLLHHGASRSFVVECEVLKNTRHRNLVKVLTACSGFDLQGNDFKAIVYEYMDNGNLENWLHFSPQENSQIEDNGRLSFVQKLNIVIDVACALDYLHNDCEPAIIHCDLKPSNVLLDENMTAHVSDFGLARFVQKRIESSSSDNYSSIGVQGTIGYAPPEYGMGSRPSKAGDVYSFGILMLEMLTGKRPTDELFQDGLNLHSYAKTALADRGVEIADPKLLQERDELFSEENDKFDVCLVCMIKVGVACSVEFPADRMKIRDVVGELNKARKSFLK, from the exons ATGGCTTTTCCCACTCTTTATTTCTTTTCCACTAAGACTATCCTTTCTATGTATTTCTTCACTTTCTTGGTTCTACCATCTCCCTTCATTTTATCCTCCTCCAAGCTACCGGGCAATGAAACAGACAAAGTTTCACTCCttgaattcaagaaaatgatcAAAGATGATCCATTTGGTGTCATGACTTCTTGGAATGAAACCATCCATTTATGTGAATGGCATGGTGTTTTGTGTGGCCAACGCCACATGAGAGTCAGGTCCATAATCCTCACTTCCTTGAAATTGGTGGGATCAGTGCCTTCACACATTGGGAACTTGAGCTTTCTTAAGGCTTTGGATCTCCGAAACAATAGTTTTTCAGGTGACATCCCGCAAAATATTGGTCATTTGCATAGATTACAAATTTTGCATTTGAACAATAACTCATTTACTGGGTTTATACCGTCAAATATTTCTGCATGTAAAAACCTACAAGTTGTAGATTTTTCATACAACAATCTTGAGGGCAATATTCCATCCGAGCTTGGCACCCTAACTAATCTTCGAGTCCTTTCTTTTTATCACAACAACATTAGTGGTAAAATCCCTCATTCCCTTGGAAATCTTTCACTACTTAATACTTTTGCAATCTCCCATAACAACTTATTTGGGGAAATACCTTATTCTCTATGTATATTATCTGAACTACAATACCTTTTAGTTAGCGGAAATAATTTGAGTGGCACTATACCCCCTTCTCTATTCAACCATTCATCCATGTTGGCTATTTATATGGGTATGAATTACATAGAGGGGACTTTGCCCTCAGACATGTTTATCACACTTCCCCACCTTATCTATTTTTCTATTCAATGGAACAATTTCACAGGAAATATTCCTATTACATTATCCAATGCAACAAATATATTGTACATCTTTGCAAGTATTAATAGACTAACAGGAAAAGTTCCTGACCTTGGAAAATTGCAAAAACTACAGAGATTTTTGGCGGAAGGTAACCATCTTGGGGAAGGGAATGTTTTTGACTTGAAATTCCTTTCTTCATTGGCCAATGCAACCGGTTTAGAGAGGTTGGAGCTTGGTGGTAATAAATTTGGAGGTTTCTTGCCTATATCAATCACTAACCTTTCAAGAAACCTTATATATCTTTCCCTTAGGAGCAATCATATTTCAGGAAACATCCCAAGGGGGATTTCAAATCTCATCAGCTTGCAGACATTGCTATTGTATGACAATAAAATCAGCGGAGAAATTCTACCTGAGATTGGGTATCTTGGTAAtctgagaattttgtttttatttgaaaacaaattttttggaaaaattccATCTTCTTTAGGAAATCTAACCCTTTTATTATACCTTAGTTTTGGAGAAAACTACCTCCATGATACAATTCCTGCAAATCTGGGAAAATGTCAAAACCTAGAGGTGTTAGATCTTTCTTACAACAACCTTAGTGGTTACATCCCAAAGGAAGTTCTTAGCCTCTCATCTTTGTCAATTGCTTTGGATCTCTCTCACAATCAGTTCATTGGTTCCATTCCAAAAGAGGTTGGATATTTGAAAAATCTAGGCTACTTGGATTTGTCCTATAATTCATTGTCAGGCCCTATTCCACCGGAGTTTGGTAGTTGTGTTTACTTGGAAATGTTGAATCTAGCAAATAACAATCTTGAAGGCCCAATTCCATCAACTTTGGCAAATCTGAGGGGTATGCAGTTCTTGGAACTTTCTCACAATCATTTCACAGGTCAAATCCCAACATTCTTGAAAGACTTCAAATTTTTACAGAATTTGAATCTTTCATACAATGAGTTTGAAGGAGCCGTACCAACCACAGGAATCTTCAACAACACAAGCTCTGTTTCAATTGCAGCAAATAAAAAGCTCTGTGGGGGTATACCTGAGCTAAAACTCCCTGAATGCAATACAACAAAGTCCAAAAAGAAGAATTCAGAATGTTATTTGAAAATAGTAATTCCTCTGATTCTTGGGATTGTTGGGCTAACTGTTGTAGTGTTTATTCTCTGTCGTAGATGGTTAAGAAGACAAAGAAAAGGGCCCTTTCCTAATTTGATAGAAAACCCAATCTTAAGAGTGTCATATCATTCCCTCTTCAAGTGCACTAATGGGTTCTCTGCAGAAAATTTACTAGGAGTTGGTGGTTACGGAACTGTATATAAGGGATGTTTGGATCATGATGGAACTGTTTTTGCAGTGAAAGTACTTGATCTTTTACACCATGGAGCTTCTCGAagttttgttgtggagtgtgaGGTGTTGAAAAACACCAGACACCGCAATCTGGTCAAGGTGCTAACTGCTTGCTCGGGGTTTGATCTTCAAGGAAATGATTTTAAGGCTATAGTTTACGAATACATGGATAATGGGAACCTTGAGAACTGGTTGCATTTTAGTCCCCAAGAGAATTCCCAGATTGAAGACAATGGGAGGTTAAGTTTTGTTCAAAAGCTAAACATTGTCATTGATGTGGCATGCGCTTTGGATTATCTTCATAATGACTGTGAACCTGCAATAATTCATTGCGATCTTAAGCCGAGTAATGTTCTCCTGGATGAAAACATGACTGCACATGTAAGTGATTTTGGACTGGCAAGATTTGTACAAAAAAGGATTGAAAGCTCTTCATCAGACAACTATAGTTCGATTGGAGTACAAGGAACTATTGGATATGCACCTCCGG AATATGGTATGGGAAGCAGGCCATCAAAAGCAGGTGATGTATATAGCTTTGGCATACTAATGTTGGAAATGCTGACTGGGAAGAGACCTACAGATGAATTGTTCCAAGATGGCTTAAACCTTCATAGCTATGCTAAGACTGCTTTAGCAGACAGAGGAGTGGAGATTGCAGATCCCAAACTTCTCCAAGAAAGAGATGAACTATTCTCAGAGGAGAATGACAAGTTTGATGTGTGCTTAGTTTGCATGATCAAAGTTGGGGTTGCTTGTTCTGTGGAATTCCCAGCCGATAGAATGAAGATTCGCGATGTTGTTGGTGAATTAAATAAAGCAAGGAAATCCTTCTTGAAGTAA